Proteins from one Triticum aestivum cultivar Chinese Spring chromosome 7A, IWGSC CS RefSeq v2.1, whole genome shotgun sequence genomic window:
- the LOC123147470 gene encoding uncharacterized protein, giving the protein MDSPHDATAGVFSATPPPSTVGTSEGSQLAGSLRARDVILPEGARRVHFMGAGAGGEPLMFTVASEDTVIDCNGGAIPAPQPARTDSGTAGMPSPRSQTNVDHESSPPTSVATEGYARRQR; this is encoded by the exons ATGGATAGCCCGCATGATGCTACAGCCGGAG TGTTCTcggcaacgccgccaccatcgaccGTGGGTACCTCCGAGGGAAGCCAGCTCGCCGGTTCATTACGCGCGCGCGACGTGATCCTGCCGGAAGGCGCGCGTCGCGTCCACTTCATGGGGGCCGGCGCGGGGGGCGAGCCTCTCATGTTTACCGTAGCGTCTGAAGATACGGTGATCGATTGCAATGGAGGGGCTATTCCTGCACCTCAGCCCGCTCGCACGGACAGCGGCACGGCCGGCATGCCCTCGCCGCGGTCTCAGACCAACGTCGACCACGAGTCGTCGCCCCCTACCTCCGTCGCCACCGAGGGATACGCGCGCCGTCAGAGATGA
- the LOC123147484 gene encoding uncharacterized protein, whose translation MVDRESDTYSCECAMFEHMGILCRHALKVMVHVGVCRIPSHYILKRWSRDARDVLPDHLKCYQKDSDLGVSKTFRHNILYVRALQVVKLGNMSVPLFNHAVQRLLALEKELNAMAEEEAENKSAGLCGSETLRCTSPATLSEEIPNSGAYAGEAAPPDLMSEPVDVPLSPQRMPPDLASDPVDAPLPPQRRPSRGRPKSQRMKSVLEHIGKKPAATYAVCGSEEHHTEECECMQMPERGDSSEDSEPEHPDPAPSGSCVRRAQPMRPNKRQSKTEASDVCVSKTAAAPWFSRGTTQHHGLRHNGASSSANAIDRTPKMKPPAPPRRCSVCGEKGHYKSSCPDHDAGPKPAQTRRCKKCGIGKHNSRTCIVLPQFKRPRRGD comes from the exons ATGGTTGACCGCGAGAGCGATACCTACAGTTGCGAATGTGCCATGTTTGAGCACATGGGTATCCTTTGTCGGCATGCTCTGAAG GTGATGGTGCACGTTGGTGTGTGCCGAATCCCTAGTCATTACATTTTGAAAAGGTGGAGTAGGGATGCCCGTGATGTTCTTCCTGATCACTTAAAATGTTATCAGAAGGACTCGGACCTGGGGGTGTCTAAGACGTTTAGGCACAACATTCTATATGTGCGCGCTCTGCAAGTTGTCAAGCTTGGCAATATGAGCGTCCCGCTCTTCAACCACGCCGTGCAGCGACTGCTAGCCCTGGAGAAAGAACTGAATGCCATGGCTGAGGAAGAAGCAGAAAACAAATCAGCTGGCTTGTGCGGGTCTGAAACTTTGAGGTGCACGTCTCCTGCTACCCTTTCTGAAGAAATTCCGAACTCAGGGGCATATGCCGGTGAAGCTGCGCCCCCTGATCTCATGTCTGAACCGGTCGACGTCCCTTTGTCACCGCAGAGAATGCCCCCTGACCTTGCGTCTGATCCGGTCGATGCGCCTTTGCCGCCACAGAGAAGGCCCTCTCGTGGTCGTCCAAAATCTCAGAGGATGAAATCGGTGCTAGAGCATATAGGGAAGAAGCCAGCGGCGACCTACGCCGTGTGCGGTTCTGAAGAACACCATACCGAGGAATGTGAATGTATGCAGATGCCTGAGCGCGGCGATAGCAGCGAAGACAGCGAGCCTGAACATCCGGACCCCGCACCGTCAGGTTCGTGTGTTCGTAGGGCGCAGCCGATGAGGCCCAACAAAAGGCAGTCTAAAACTGAAGCTTCAGATGTGTGTGTCAGTAAGACTGCCGCTGCACCATGGTTTTCTCGAGGAACAACGCAGCATCATGGTCTCCGCCACAATGGGGCGTCTTCGTCGGCTAATGCCATTGATCGAACACCAAAGATGAAGCCTCCCGCTCCACCACGCAGATGCAGCGTCTGTGGCGAGAAAGGACACTACAAATCTTCTTGCCCTGATCACGATGCCGGTCCAAAGCCGGCCCAAACTCGTCGATGCAAAAAATGTGGGATCGGAAAGCACAACTCCAGGACCTGCATTGTGCTCCCCCAATTCAAACGACCTCGTCGCGGAGACTAG